The Embleya scabrispora genome contains the following window.
CGCCGCGGGTTCGGCCAGCTCGTCGAACAGCGGCAACCACAGCGCCGAACGCAGCCCGGGCGCGGCCGGCCGGCCGAGATGCGCGGGGGCGGGGGCGGTCGGGCCGGCGGAGTCGGCGGGGTCCGCGCGGGCCTCGGCCTGCGACTCGGCGTCGGGGGTCTCGTCCGGCTTGTCGTCGGGGGTGCTCCGAGGGATGTCGTGATCGCTCATGAGTGCCACGCTAGACCGAGGATTCCATCGCAAAAAGCGATGGTTTTCGATCGACTCGATCGCGCCGTTCGATGCTCCACGTTTAGGGTGAGACCCATGCGGGACACGGAGCTGCGGCATCTCGCCGCGATGGCGGCCGTCGCCGACGAGGGCTCGTTCGGGCGGGCGGCCGTGCGGCTCGGATACACCCAGTCGACGGTGAGTCAGCAGATCGCGGCCCTGGAGAAGGCCGTCGGCGGCGCCGTGTTCGACCGGCCCGGCGGCCCGAAGGCGGTGCGGCTCACCCCGCTGGGCGCGGTGGTCCTGGAACACGCACGCGCACTGCTCGCGCAGGCCCGGGCGATGACGGCCGCCGTGGACCGCTTCAAGGCCGGCGACGGCCGGGTCGACATCGGCACCTTCCAGAGCGTGTCCAACGTGATCCTGCCGCCGATCGTGCGCACGCTCCGCGACGAGCACCCCGGCTGCGACATCAGACTGTTCGAGGAGGAGGCCGACACGCCGCAACTGCGCGACCTCGACCTGATGTTCTTCGACGGCCGCGGCGACGGCGACGTCGAACACCTCAAACTGCTCGACGATCCCTATGTACTCGTGGCCCGCCGCGGCACCTTTCCCGACGGCCCGGTACGCCCGGCCCATCTCGACGGCGCACCGATGGTGGCGCACCCGCCGATCTGCGACCAGGCCCGGATGGAACGGGAACTCGCCCGTCGCGGGGTCCGGCCGCACATCGTCTTCCGCACGGCGGGCAACGAAAGCGTGCTGTCGATGGTGCGCGCCGGCATGGGCTCGGCGATCCTCCCGCGACTCGTCGTGCACGGCGGCGACGTCCGCGCCGACGACATGCTGTGCCTGCACGAACTGCGGCCCGAACTCCCCGCCCGCGAGATCTTCCTGCTCTGGCAGGCCGGCCGCACCCACTCCCCCCTCGCGACACGGGCCATCGAGATCGCCGTGCACGTCGCCGAGACGATCACCCGATCCGCGTAATCGCACCCCCCGCCCCGCACCCGCCGCCCGCGGGCCGGGCAGGTTGTCGACGCCGGGGCGACGCCGCGCGCCCAAGCCGCCAACGCCCCGAACCCGCGCCACCGACGGCTCCCGCCCCGACAGCGGCGACAGGCCGCAGCCCCGGGCGAGTTCACCACAGCCGTGCCGCCGCGCCGCCGTCGGCGACGGGCGGTTCGTCCACCGACAGGCCGGGACGGGCCCGGCGCAGCCCGGCGCCAGGTGCCGGACCGCCCCGGCCGCGCCCGGCGAGCCCTCCGCCTCGGTCGAGCTCAGTCGATACAGAACTCGTTGCCCTCGATGTCCCGCATCCCGATGCACGACTCGTTGAAGCCGTCGGCGAGCAGGACCCGCTCGCACACCGCGCCGAGCGCCTCCAGTCGCGCCCGTTCGGCCTGGAGCGCGGCAAGGCGCTCCTCACCCACGAGCCCGGTGCCGACCCGCACGTCGAGGTGCACCCGGTTCTTGACGACCTTGCCTTCGGGAACCCGCTGGAAGTACATGCGCGGTCCCTCGCCCGTGGGGTCCATGCAGGCGAACCCCGCCCCCTGGCGCTCGGGCGGCAACGAGCGCGTGAAGTCGTCCCAGGTGTCGAACCCCTTCGGCGGCGGCGGTACGACGTATCCCAACACCTCGCACCAGAACCGGGCGACGCGCTCGGGGTCCGCGCAGTCGAAGGTGACTTGGAACTTCTTGATCGATGCCATCGCTCCACCGTAGCGGCGGATACCGGATACCGGCCCTGGGGGCCGCCGCCGCGGCTACGGCCGGACGCCCGGCCCGTCCACGACCGCGGTTTCCAAGACCGCCGAGGTGGCGAGCACCTGTCCCGCCTCGATGCTGTCGGTCGCCTTCGTCGCGACCCTGCGCGAACCGATGAACCGCAAGGTGTCCTTGTCGAAGATGAGTTCGTCCCGGACACCGGGGTTGTAGGAGTCGTAGCGCACGATGGTGACACCGTGGCGGTCGGCGGCGTCGACCACGTCCGGTACGACGAGCACACCCGGGATCCGGGCGGCAGCCCGATAGAGCGCGGCCCCCACCTTCGGTGGCATCAGGGATTCGTCGAGCAGTTCGCTCACCAGAACGAAGTCGTCCTGATCCGGGTTGCGGTCGTCGGCGTTGTCGTCCGCCTGGGCGCGCAGCCAGCGGTACATGGCGTCGGGGTCGGTGGGCAGGGTGGAAAGATGCCGATAGTTGGTGCTGCGGTTGTAGCCGAGTTCGCCGGGGCGCGCGTCCGCCTCGATCGGCTCCTCGTCGGCGCGACGCGGTCGGCCGGGCTCTCGGGCCAGGCCCGGACGGGCCCCGTCCACCGCCTTCCACGCCTCGCGCATGTGCAGGGGGGAGAGGGTGGTGGGTACCCCCTCTCCGACCGTCGCGCCGCGAAGGCTTCGTCGTCCCCGTCGCGAATGCGCGACCGCAATTTCGTCGTCATGCCCTTGGTCCTGTCCGGAGCCACACGGCGGTTCCTGTGACCGGCATCACCCACGACGCGCCGTCCCGCGCACGACGGACGGCCGGCGGCGATCGACACGCCACCGAATTGCATAGTCATGCGGAATCCTGTATATCTTTCCCATGTCCAAGGTTCTCACCTCCCTGCCCACCGGCGAACGCGTCGGTATCGCCTTCTCCGGCGGCCTCGACACGTCCGTCGCCGTCGCGTGGATGCGCGACAAGGGTGCCGTCCCGTGCACCTACACCGCCGATATCGGCCAGTACGACGAGCCCGACATCGCCTCGGTGCCCGGCCGCGCGCGGACCTACGGCGCGGAGATCGCCCGCCTGGTCGACTGCCGGGCGGCGCTGGTCGAGGAGGGCCTGGCCGCACTCGCGTGCGGCGCGTTCCACATCCGCTCCGGCGGGCGCGCCTACTTCAACACCACCCCGCTCGGCCGCGCCGTCACCGGCACCCTGCTGGTGCGGGCGATGCTGGAGGACGACGTCCAGATCTGGGGCGACGGGTCGACGTTCAAGGGCAACGACATCGAGCGGTTCTACCGCTACGGGCTGCTCGCGAACCCGCACCTGCGCATCTACAAGCCGTGGCTCGACGCCGACTTCGTCACCGAACTGGGCGGCCGCAAGGAGATGTCGGAGTGGCTGGTGGCCCACGGGCTGCCCTACCGCGACAGCGCCGAGAAGGCCTACTCGACGGATGCCAACATCTGGGGCGCCACCCACGAGGCCAAGACGCTCGAGCACCTCGACACCGGCGTCGAGACCGTCGAGCCGATCATGGGCGTGCGGTTCTGGGACCCGACCGTGGAGATCGCCCCCGAAGACGTCACCATCGGGTTCGACCAGGGCCGCCCCGTCAGCATCAACGGCAAGCGGTTCGCCTCCGCCGTCGACCTGGTGACCGAGGCCAACGCCACCGGCGGCCGGCACGGCCTGGGCATGTCGGACCAGATCGAGAACCGGATCATCGAGGCGAAGAGCCGCGGCATCTACGAGGCGCCCGGCATGGCGCTGCTGCACATCGCGTACGAGCGCCTCGTCAACGCCATCCACAACGAGGACACCCTCGCGCACTACCAGTTCGAGGGCCGCCGGCTGGGCCGACTGATGTACGAGGGCCGGTGGTTGGACCCGCAGGCGCTGATGATCCGCGAGGCGCTGCAGCGCTGGGTCGGCTCCGCGGTGACGGGCGAGGTGACCCTGCGGCTGCGGCGCGGCGAAGACTACTCGATCCTCGACACCACCGGCCCCGCGTTCAGCTACCACCCGGACAAGCTGTCGATGGAGCGCACCGAAGACTCGGCGTTCGGCCCGGTGGACCGGATCGGCCAACTCACCATGCGCAACCTCGACATCGCCGACTCGCGCGCCAAGCTCGAGCAGTACGCCGGCCTGGGCATCGTCGGCACCACCCACCCCGCGCTCATCGGCGCCCTCCAGGCCCCGCCGACCGCCCTGATCGAAGACATGCCGGAAGGCGGCGCCGAAGCCATCGCCTCCCGCGGCGAGGTGTCCGACGACGACCAACTCCTCGACCGCGCAGCAATGGAACTCGGCACGGACTGATCCCCACCGCCACCGTGGGCCCGCCTCGATCAGGGGCGGGCCCATGCGGCGCGTGACCTACGACGACCGGTCTCCCATCGCATGGGGACGCAGCACCATGAGCGAGTCCTCCAAGGCCGCCACCATGGCGAAGGGGAATCGGTCGAGTTCGAGACACAGTGCGACGTCATCGGGGTGAACTCCGCGACGCAGCCCCTCCGTCAACTCGGCGGCAGCGCGCGACGCACCGGCACGGCGGAGAAACCCGCCGGCATCCGGATCGGCCCCGACGGCCCTCCGAGCGATGTATTGGGCACACGCCACATCCTCATCGGCCCGCCCGTCCTCACCGGTGACCACGAACGTGACACCGTCGCCCCCGCGCGCCCGCAGGAGCCGGGCCGTGGCCTCCGCGACCACAAAGCTCGCGCACAGCACCAACGACGCGTTCTTGACCGCCAGGGCACCGACCGTCCCGGCCGTCGTCTTCTGCACAACGGTCCGCCCGCCGAGGTCGACCGACCGCAGCAGCCCCGGCGAGTTGGGGAAGTCGAACCCGGGCGCGGCCGGGCCATCCTTGATCGCCACCCAATCCGGATGCCGCGCCTTGAGCGCCAGAGCCTCGGCCGGCGACTCCGCGAGAACGATGCGATCCGCCCCCGAGCAAAGACCCAGCCGGCCACGGTGAAGGCACGCATGACGTCGACCACGACCGCCACGGACGGGACTCCACCCAGATCACCGATGCCGAGAAACCGAACGTCCATCCGAGCATCTTCGCGCACCCCCACGCGAAACCCCGGCCCTTTTCGACACGCCCCGAACAACACTCGCGCAGGGCTCAGTTCAGGCCGGTGAGGAATTCGCCGAAGAGGCGGTTGGCGGCTTCCGAGGTGTACAGGCGCTCGAATTCGGCGCGGGCCAGGTGGCGGCGGAAGTGGCCTCGATAGGAGACGTCCCCCGCGTCGTGCATGAGGTCGGTGAACCAGGCGGCGAATGCCTGGTAGTTCCAGACGTGCTTCAAGCAGGTGTCGGAGTATGCCTTCAGCAGGCTCTCGTCCTGTTCCTCGACCTGCTTCAGGACGGCTGCGGCGAATACGTCGGCGTCGTGCAGGGCCAGGTTCATGCCCTTGGCGCTCATGGGCGGCACGATGTGCGCGGCGTCGCCGAGGAGGTACAGGCGGCCGTGGCTCATCGGGTCGTGGACCACGCTGCGCAACGGCACCAGCGTCTTGCTCGCGATGCGTCCCCTCACGGTGACCGGTTCGCCGAAGCGCGCCTCGATCTCCTCCCAGACGCGGTCGTCCGTCCACTCCTCGACGGAGGCGTCCAGGGGGCACTGGAGGTAGAAGCGGCTCGCCTGCGGACCGCGGGCGAACCGGCCGGCGAATCCCCGGTCGTGGATCACCATCA
Protein-coding sequences here:
- a CDS encoding LysR family transcriptional regulator; protein product: MRDTELRHLAAMAAVADEGSFGRAAVRLGYTQSTVSQQIAALEKAVGGAVFDRPGGPKAVRLTPLGAVVLEHARALLAQARAMTAAVDRFKAGDGRVDIGTFQSVSNVILPPIVRTLRDEHPGCDIRLFEEEADTPQLRDLDLMFFDGRGDGDVEHLKLLDDPYVLVARRGTFPDGPVRPAHLDGAPMVAHPPICDQARMERELARRGVRPHIVFRTAGNESVLSMVRAGMGSAILPRLVVHGGDVRADDMLCLHELRPELPAREIFLLWQAGRTHSPLATRAIEIAVHVAETITRSA
- a CDS encoding VOC family protein — encoded protein: MASIKKFQVTFDCADPERVARFWCEVLGYVVPPPPKGFDTWDDFTRSLPPERQGAGFACMDPTGEGPRMYFQRVPEGKVVKNRVHLDVRVGTGLVGEERLAALQAERARLEALGAVCERVLLADGFNESCIGMRDIEGNEFCID
- a CDS encoding CU044_5270 family protein; amino-acid sequence: MAVAHSRRGRRSLRGATVGEGVPTTLSPLHMREAWKAVDGARPGLAREPGRPRRADEEPIEADARPGELGYNRSTNYRHLSTLPTDPDAMYRWLRAQADDNADDRNPDQDDFVLVSELLDESLMPPKVGAALYRAAARIPGVLVVPDVVDAADRHGVTIVRYDSYNPGVRDELIFDKDTLRFIGSRRVATKATDSIEAGQVLATSAVLETAVVDGPGVRP
- the argG gene encoding argininosuccinate synthase, translating into MSKVLTSLPTGERVGIAFSGGLDTSVAVAWMRDKGAVPCTYTADIGQYDEPDIASVPGRARTYGAEIARLVDCRAALVEEGLAALACGAFHIRSGGRAYFNTTPLGRAVTGTLLVRAMLEDDVQIWGDGSTFKGNDIERFYRYGLLANPHLRIYKPWLDADFVTELGGRKEMSEWLVAHGLPYRDSAEKAYSTDANIWGATHEAKTLEHLDTGVETVEPIMGVRFWDPTVEIAPEDVTIGFDQGRPVSINGKRFASAVDLVTEANATGGRHGLGMSDQIENRIIEAKSRGIYEAPGMALLHIAYERLVNAIHNEDTLAHYQFEGRRLGRLMYEGRWLDPQALMIREALQRWVGSAVTGEVTLRLRRGEDYSILDTTGPAFSYHPDKLSMERTEDSAFGPVDRIGQLTMRNLDIADSRAKLEQYAGLGIVGTTHPALIGALQAPPTALIEDMPEGGAEAIASRGEVSDDDQLLDRAAMELGTD